From a single Deltaproteobacteria bacterium genomic region:
- a CDS encoding transposase: RSLIWKAWKRGKRRFAELVKRGVGKDLAAQTAGSPHGPWRLAGFPALHKAFPIAFFDRQGLPRLVVA; this comes from the coding sequence TTCGGAGCTTGATTTGGAAGGCATGGAAACGCGGGAAAAGGAGATTCGCGGAGCTGGTGAAGCGCGGGGTCGGAAAAGACCTCGCGGCTCAGACCGCAGGAAGCCCCCACGGCCCGTGGAGGCTGGCAGGCTTCCCTGCGCTCCATAAGGCCTTCCCGATCGCATTCTTTGATCGACAGGGGCTCCCTCGTCTGGTGGTCGCGTGA